The Camelina sativa cultivar DH55 chromosome 18, Cs, whole genome shotgun sequence DNA window ATCCGCCGTAGCTCCTCCACGTCACTCCCTCTTCCTCCCGGAACAATGGGTTATCCTTACGTCGGCGAAACATTCCAACTTTACTCACAAGACCCAAATGTGTTCTTCGCAGCAAAACAGAAAAggtcttgaaaaaaaaaaacagagtcttcttggaaaaaaaccccaaaattcgAATTTTTgttgtctaaaaaaaaacagagaaactgacttttttttttttttttttttaNNNNNNNNNNNNNNNNNNNNNNNNNNNNNNNNNNNNNNNNNNNNNNNNNNNNNNNNNNNNNNNNNNNNNNNNNNNNNNNNNNNNNNNNNNNNNNNNNNNNNNNNNNNNNNNNNNNNNNNNNNNNNNNNNNNNNNNNNNNNNNNNNNNNNNNNNNNNNNNNNNNNNNNNNNNNNNNNNNNNNNNNNNNNNNNNNNNNNNNNNNNNNNNNNNNNNNNNNNNNNNNNNNNNNNNNNNNNNNNNNNNNNNNNNNNNNNNNNNNNNNNNNNNNNNNNNNNNNNNNNNNNNNNNNNNNNNNNNNNNNNNNNNNNNNNNNNNNNNNNNNNNNNNNNNNNNNNNNNNNNNNNNNNNNNNNNNNNNNNNNNNNNNNNNNNNNNNNNNNNNNNNNNNNNNNNNNNNNNNNNNNNNNNNNNNNNNNNNNNNNNNNNNNNNNNNNNNNNNNNNNNNNNNNNNAActtgtttttgataaaacagATACGGATCGGTGTTCAAGACTCATGTATTGGGATGTCCATGTGTGATGATCTCGAGCCCTGAAGCTGCAAAATTCATCTTAGTCACAAAGTCTCATTTGTTTAAACCGACTTTTCCGGCGAGTAAAGAGAGGATGCTTGGGAAACAAGCCATCTTTTTCCACCAAGGAGATTATCATTCCAAACTTAGGAAGCTCGTTTTAAGAGCTTTCACGCCTGATTCAGTCAGACACATGGTCCCTAACATTGAATCAATCGCTCAAGAATCACTCAATTCTTGGGATGGAACTCAACTCAACACTTACCAAGAAATGAAAACTgtaagttctctctctctctctctctccatcaaTAACAGAGCATCCCCTGTTTATTTTTTACGTCTCAAAAACAGAGGATGCTCTGTTTTTTACTGTCTCTCTCTATACTCTGTTTGTAACTAACGCACTTGTAAACTGTTTCTGATTCAATTTCTTTTTCCCTATTTTGTCTCATCAGTACACTTTCAATGTGGCGTTAACCTCAATACTCGGAAAAGACGCAATCTTTTACAGAGAAGATCTAAAACGATGCTACTACATTCTAGAGAAAGGTTACAACTCGATGCCGATCAATCTCCCCGGAACACTATTCCACAAAGCCATGAAAGCTCGCAAGGAGCTAGCTCAAATCCTCGCTAACATCttatacaaaagaagaaagaactcATCTACACACACAGATCTCCTTGGATCATTCATGGAAGACAAAGCAGGGCTAACCGACGAACAGATCGCCGACAACATCATCGGAGTGATCTTCGCCGCTAGAGACACGACGGCAAGTGTGCTGACGTGGATCCTCAAGTACTTAGCTGATAATCCAACTGTTCTAGAAGCTGTCACTGTAAGCAACACACTTTTCAAAAGAACATTTGAGAAACCTCCCATAAGGGTAGTGGCAGTTCCGTGAATTAATGGGTATTTGTTGGGTATAACAGGAAGAGCAAACGGCAATAaggaaagataaaaaagaaggagagagtcTCACTTGGGAAGATACAAAGAAGATGCCATTAACTTATAGAGTAATCCAAGAGACATTAAGAGCTGCTACAATCTTATCTTTCACATTTAGAGAAGCTGTCGAAGATGTCGAATACGAAGGTATGCACAAATATTACATACAATTTTTAAAGTGTATATAGATCAACATGTTACATACTTACATATACTATAAttactaatattttgtttactatTTTTACAGGATATTTGATACCAAAAGGATGGAAAGTATTGCCGCTATTCAGAAATATTCATCACAATGCTGATATATTTTCGGATCCGGGGAAATTCGACCCCTCGAGATTCGAAACTGCGCCGAAACCGAATACATTCATGCCATTCGGAAGTGGGATTCATTCTTGTCCGGGGAATGAGTTAGCTAAACTTGAAATCTCCATTCTAATCCATCATCTCACTACTAAATACAGGTTGgtacacaattttaaaaatatgataagaAATTGACATATAGCCTCCTTTTGGGGAAGTGTTTCTGATAAATGGTATTTTCGTAATTTTCAGATGGTCAATAATTGGACCTAGTGATGGAATTCAGTATGGGCCGTTTGCTCTTCCTCAGAATGGATTGCCTATTGCCTTGGAACGGAAATCCAAGTAGACGATTATGAGAAGACCACTTGCCTTTCTAAAATTAGATAATgaggaatctttttttttctatttaaagaaaagactgattctttttttttcgttggctcaaagacaaaatatagaaagtaaaaaggaaaaaatatcccaaaagtGGGACCCAAGTGtatatagattttttgttttgttttatattatagagAATTAAATTTTGGGAGAAAAAGAGAATTGTAAATTCTTTTGTTACCAATATAATTCCCACGATTTATGGAATGCTTTAAGAGactttcaaaaattaattatcattttaaatttgaacTGATGATCAAAGCAGTCGTATACTATATCATTTTACTAGATCAAAAACcaactgtttttcttttattttgttttttagttgtaaGAAAACTTTCAGTTACTTTAGAAttggtttattttctttctatttactttaagatccatttctctttatttttgttagatATATGAATTTGTATTTTCTACTATCACAACATTTACCAATAAGTcataatctcttaatttttgttactgtttaaGTTCTTACAGCAAAAGTTTGTGCATGTAAAGTTCATAAAACTAAAAGTTACAATTATTACCAATCAGtacttaaattaaaaatatatatattacgtcAAAATTTACAGTAGTCGATAACTAATCGTTAACTAATCATATATTAACTTATTTGATCACACATACAACAAAAGTATTACTAAATTTTTGTATAGGCTATTTTATGAGGAATAATTGAAATACAAAACACTAAAATAAGATTAAGTTTAGAGGATTGgtgtaaataaaacatattcgAAGGATGCAATATGGTGGAAAGCATTATTTCGGACCGACGTACTATTTCTCCCCAGAACTATCAAATCGTGCCAGTTTCCTATCAATCTTTgcatttttattagttttcttttggatttatATCCTCCGCGTATTTCCCCCCGAATCTATACTTCTCCGCCTATTTCCCTATCGAACTGGGTTTACACGGTTTTGGGTCTAAACCCGATAAAAATCCATGTCAAACCGGTATAAAATCAATTTAGAACCCGGGTAATAGATTCAACCCGAtccgacttcttcttcttctattttaaaCTCGATAACCCCCAAATTTGCTACtatgaaccctaaaaatcgaaattgaaaagGAAATCCCTCTCTCTCAAAATCATGAGCAATGTCTCTGGATCTTCTAGCTGTTCGACAAATGTCCGCGAAAGAGGTAGAGTTGTTGGTGTAcctaagagatgttggtgtggaGAAGCAGTTGTGGCCAAAACTTCCAAATCCGACCATAACCCAAATCGACGGTACTTTCGTTGTGTGTATGCAGCTGGAAACAAGGTAATATGAAGTTAAAgttattatttggttattaaTCTTTGAAAAGGTTGTAAATGATAaccaaatcaattatatatggTCTAGCTTGTGAATGACAATCACCTTTTCAAGTGGATCGATGAGGCTTTGTTGGATGAGGTGGAGACAATGAAAGAGTTCTTATCAGAGACAATGaaggttgagaagaagatgcaaatggagcttgagaagaagatggaaatggagcttgagaaagagatatttgagaggattgaagatgtAAAAGCTGAATTCAAAACCAGGATAAATAGGATGATAATTGTTTTAGTAGTTGGTTGTTTGATCATCTGTGGTCTAGTTAAGCTAATATGATAACATTGTAAGCTGTTTTCTATGTTGGATTTTATGagacataatgtttttttttaaaaagagatgtTAAAATGGTTGAAAAGAGACTATACATTCATGTTCAAAGGAGTAGATCCGAAACCATACAACTGAAACCGAGTTAAAATGGTTCAAAAGAGACATAAACCACACTAAGACAGAACAACATATGTTCCAAAACAGGtcacaataccaaaaaaaaaaaagtcctacTTGTGCTAATCCAAGCTTCTCCGTCCCACATTACTTCCTCCATCCCACATTACTTCTCTTGAGTCATACAACCTTGAGAAGATTTCACTTGAGTTCCATCCtacaaatttaaacaaataatagaaTCAATTTAATGAAACAAAGAACCAGCCATCACATTAGAATTAATTTAATGAATGAAGACTAACCTGTGtagtattcttctttttcttcttctggtggtacCTACAGTTATGGTCAGCTGCACCACATATCCCAAAAtgcatgattcttttcttttgttttggttgcttCTTGGTAGGTGACTCATGAGCacccttcttcctcttcttgtctaCCTTTTCATCATCCGGCCTAGGTGGTGGGTAGACAGTTTCTCCTCCAGTGCAAAGCCAATAGCGTGGACCTCTTTGTGGAACAATCCCATCCGTGTAATTCTCCCTCCACTTGAAAGTTCGGAACCATTGACACACGTAGTCTTCAGCTTCCAATGTCTTCTTCATTATCAGTCCATAAGCATGCTCGCAGGGGATTCCACATATCTGAAACTTCATGCAGGTACAAGTTCTTTCATTCAAACAGACTCTATGTTTGTCATATCCCAGGTACACTTCATAAGCTCCATTTGTGCTGGGATATACAAAGCACTGAGAAGCTGCCTTATGCTCTTCAGCCAAGAAACGTTTCACATATGGAGTGCATATCCCTGAAAAATACATGAAACATATTAAACTGTTGAATTCAGTACATATAAATGAAAGATGGTAGAAATGTAGTGTTGCTAACTTTCGTGTGAATGAGATAGTGCAGACCGTTTAGCAATCCGAACCATGGCAAGCCTTCGTACAGCTTCCAACATGGCCACAAATGGTTTTTCTCTTGCCTTGTTGATTGTATTATTGAAGGACTCCACAGAGTTGTTTTCAACATCCTCACAATAGCTGCCAATCTTGTGGAATGCCCTACACCAAGTCTTTGGTTTAGTCTTCATCACATCTTCAAATAATTTACTATCATATGCATGGATCCTCTCCAAGCTCTCTTCGTAATCTTTACTGTTGTAGCACCAAGCTAGATCCCAGAGGAGTTTCTTCAGCCGCTTCTTATTCGGATGATTCTTCTTTAGATTGCCATAAATGTGCCTAACACATTTTCGATGCTCAATCTTTGGTAACTCTAACTCAACCGCCTTAATCAACccctgaaacaaagaaaacatgattagaAACTGATCCACTcttaatcaaaacataaaacatatccAACCACACATACCTTTTGTCGATCAGACACCATAATGTAACCATCCCCATCACCTAATTCCAAGTCAATCTTCAGCCTATTCACAAACCATGACCAATTATCCGTGTTTTCAACTTAAACAACACACCAAGCTATTGGGTAAATAGAATTATCAGCATCTCTCCCTAAAGCAACCAGCAACTGTCCCTTGATCTTTTCTTTCAAGAAACAACCATCAACTCCTATCAGTGGTCTGCATGATTTTTTCCATGTTCTTCTAAGAACATCAAAGCAAACATAGAATCGCTTAAACACATCCTGTCCAGCATCGTTCTTCACCGTATCAATCTCTACAACAGAACCTTG harbors:
- the LOC104760380 gene encoding abscisic acid 8'-hydroxylase 3-like, translating into MDFSGLFLTLSAAALFLCFLRFIAGIRRSSSTSLPLPPGTMGYPYVGETFQLYSQDPNVFFAAKQKRYGSVFKTHVLGCPCVMISSPEAAKFILVTKSHLFKPTFPASKERMLGKQAIFFHQGDYHSKLRKLVLRAFTPDSVRHMVPNIESIAQESLNSWDGTQLNTYQEMKTYTFNVALTSILGKDAIFYREDLKRCYYILEKGYNSMPINLPGTLFHKAMKARKELAQILANILYKRRKNSSTHTDLLGSFMEDKAGLTDEQIADNIIGVIFAARDTTASVLTWILKYLADNPTVLEAVTEEQTAIRKDKKEGESLTWEDTKKMPLTYRVIQETLRAATILSFTFREAVEDVEYEGYLIPKGWKVLPLFRNIHHNADIFSDPGKFDPSRFETAPKPNTFMPFGSGIHSCPGNELAKLEISILIHHLTTKYRWSIIGPSDGIQYGPFALPQNGLPIALERKSK